One stretch of Bradyrhizobium canariense DNA includes these proteins:
- a CDS encoding DUF1488 family protein — protein sequence MALTRGNFLGYEFDRMVILFSMVDGQREVPCAISTSAIDGLESQARIKPNEREAQFMRLRDRIEDCASRKFVAMEFEGTPPGIILRSIDFRNSA from the coding sequence ATGGCGCTTACCCGCGGTAATTTCCTCGGCTACGAATTCGACCGAATGGTCATCCTCTTCTCGATGGTTGACGGCCAACGAGAGGTCCCGTGTGCCATCTCCACCTCCGCCATAGACGGCCTGGAAAGCCAGGCGCGGATCAAGCCGAATGAGCGCGAGGCACAATTTATGCGGCTGCGCGATCGGATCGAAGACTGCGCTTCGCGCAAATTCGTTGCGATGGAGTTCGAAGGCACGCCGCCCGGCATCATCTTGCGCAGCATCGATTTTCGAAACAGCGCATAG
- a CDS encoding glycoside hydrolase family 130 protein — MQDTFLNRQALYLRPDPARVIVRPFKPATEPRDLNPTDRQRANHIVDRMLALDSEAAASLLADVLENFLGRHRNLLETFEARADEMEEALAAHGTFSKVQRQLIGAYFLNEYSFEASALFNPSIVPHPDQSGAPKGGLRFILSLRAVGEGHVSSLTFRAGSVTSDGSLEVDPTARLASSPRIKARTPGSIGDNVEVIFKPEEDISERVIFPVTESQSNGIEDARFVEFNDLGRKTYYATYTAYSGRAIRSELMETSDFLSFRMTPLQGAAAHNKGMALFPRKISGKYAMIARQDNENLYLIYSDDLYRWDGGQAILKPEFPWEFVQIGNCGSPIELDEGWLLFTHGVGPVRKYSIGAALLDKNDPLKVLARSREPLLRPEPSEREGYVPNVVYTCGAMKHNDHIILPYAVSDTFSNFATVKISTLLATMKS, encoded by the coding sequence TTGCAAGACACATTCCTGAACCGGCAGGCTCTTTATTTGCGCCCCGACCCCGCACGGGTGATCGTGCGTCCGTTCAAGCCGGCGACTGAACCGCGCGATCTCAACCCGACCGACAGGCAACGTGCGAACCACATCGTCGACCGGATGCTCGCGCTCGATTCCGAAGCCGCCGCCAGCCTGCTCGCCGACGTCCTGGAGAATTTCCTTGGCCGCCATCGCAACCTGCTGGAGACGTTCGAAGCCCGTGCCGACGAAATGGAAGAGGCGCTGGCGGCTCACGGTACTTTTTCCAAAGTTCAGCGCCAGTTGATCGGAGCCTATTTTCTCAACGAGTATTCGTTCGAAGCCTCGGCCTTGTTCAACCCCAGCATCGTGCCGCACCCGGACCAATCGGGGGCACCCAAGGGCGGCTTGCGCTTCATTCTCAGTCTCCGCGCCGTCGGCGAGGGACATGTATCATCATTGACGTTTCGCGCCGGCAGCGTCACCTCTGACGGAAGCCTGGAGGTCGATCCGACGGCCCGGCTCGCCTCAAGTCCCCGGATTAAAGCTCGGACGCCCGGGTCAATCGGGGACAACGTTGAGGTGATATTCAAACCGGAAGAAGATATCAGCGAACGCGTTATCTTTCCCGTGACGGAATCTCAATCAAACGGGATAGAAGACGCACGTTTCGTCGAATTCAATGATCTCGGCCGCAAGACCTACTACGCAACCTATACCGCTTACAGCGGGCGCGCGATCCGATCCGAACTAATGGAGACAAGCGATTTCCTGTCATTCCGGATGACGCCCTTGCAAGGCGCGGCCGCGCACAACAAGGGTATGGCGCTGTTTCCGCGCAAGATCAGCGGCAAATATGCGATGATCGCACGGCAAGATAATGAAAACCTGTATCTGATCTATTCAGACGATCTGTACAGGTGGGACGGCGGTCAAGCCATCCTGAAACCGGAATTCCCCTGGGAGTTCGTACAGATCGGCAATTGCGGATCGCCGATCGAACTCGATGAGGGCTGGCTGCTATTCACCCATGGCGTCGGGCCGGTTCGCAAATACTCGATCGGCGCGGCGCTGCTCGACAAGAACGATCCACTCAAAGTGCTCGCGCGTTCGCGCGAGCCACTGCTGCGGCCCGAACCGTCGGAGCGCGAGGGCTACGTCCCCAACGTCGTTTATACCTGCGGGGCAATGAAGCACAACGATCACATCATTTTGCCATACGCCGTGTCGGACACGTTCTCCAATTTCGCGACCGTCAAGATTTCGACCCTGCTGGCGACGATGAAGAGCTGA
- the lpxA gene encoding acyl-ACP--UDP-N-acetylglucosamine O-acyltransferase yields the protein MSTINPTARIEDGAVIGEGTSIGPYCTIGPDVIIGADCKLISHVHISAQTTIGHGCTIHPFVSLGTPPQSLSHRGELTKLWVGEGCTIREQVTMNAGTVAGGGITRVGNRGYFMNRSHVGHDCQVGNDVTFATSATLGGHCEVGDFVFIGRLSAAHQFVRIGPQTMVGAASCVRDDVIPFGLANGQHAALAGLNIIGMKRRKFSLERLAAVGSFYQKLFHGPGIFAERLSDVRNLAHSDPAIAEILTFIDAERHRSLCLPTMNGSTS from the coding sequence ATGAGCACGATCAATCCCACCGCGCGAATTGAAGATGGCGCTGTCATTGGCGAGGGCACCTCGATCGGTCCCTACTGCACCATCGGTCCTGACGTCATTATCGGCGCAGACTGCAAGCTGATCTCGCATGTCCACATCTCAGCGCAAACCACCATCGGCCACGGCTGCACCATTCATCCCTTCGTCTCGCTCGGCACGCCGCCGCAATCCCTGAGCCATCGCGGCGAACTCACCAAGCTTTGGGTTGGTGAGGGTTGCACCATTAGAGAGCAAGTGACCATGAACGCCGGGACCGTGGCCGGCGGCGGCATTACCCGCGTCGGCAATCGCGGCTACTTCATGAATCGCAGCCATGTCGGTCACGACTGCCAGGTTGGCAACGATGTGACCTTCGCGACGTCGGCGACATTGGGCGGCCATTGCGAGGTCGGCGACTTTGTTTTTATTGGACGCCTTTCGGCCGCCCATCAATTCGTCCGGATCGGGCCGCAGACAATGGTCGGTGCTGCAAGCTGCGTGCGCGACGACGTGATTCCGTTTGGCCTCGCGAATGGCCAGCATGCCGCTCTTGCGGGCCTCAACATCATCGGCATGAAACGCCGTAAGTTCAGCCTTGAGCGCCTCGCGGCGGTGGGATCATTTTATCAAAAACTGTTTCACGGCCCAGGCATCTTTGCCGAGCGTTTGAGCGACGTCAGGAATCTCGCGCACTCGGATCCTGCGATTGCGGAGATCCTGACCTTCATTGATGCCGAAAGGCATCGCTCGCTGTGTCTGCCGACGATGAACGGGAGCACATCTTGA
- a CDS encoding class I mannose-6-phosphate isomerase, producing MAIEHVSVQVVRKPWGLTDLQPWSGIDGSGDAIGELWFDRLDKNAPIPALLLKLLFTGKPLSIQVHPDDAFARTMGLPNGKTEAWYILSATPAAQVAVGLKRHLTPQELRASIRDGSIADLVQWRPVAKGDVIFVPAGTIHAIGAGIVLAEIQQRSDATFRLFDYGRLRDLHEDNAVAAADASPVKTLCNPSHLTGARTVLIASQHFVLERIDLPEDSSWALLAAPETWILVLDGHAAIGLVTASAGQVIFVGGDRTSVEVGTNGLSGLIAYPGPDPIESLLQSLSKRPTNFIPSVDVAVPQMTDTVEAQT from the coding sequence ATGGCCATCGAACACGTCTCCGTGCAGGTTGTACGCAAGCCTTGGGGACTCACCGATCTGCAACCCTGGAGCGGCATCGACGGCTCCGGTGACGCGATCGGAGAATTGTGGTTCGACCGCCTCGATAAAAACGCGCCAATCCCAGCCTTGCTGCTCAAGTTGTTGTTTACCGGCAAGCCCTTGTCGATCCAGGTCCATCCCGACGATGCCTTTGCACGTACGATGGGTCTGCCGAACGGCAAGACCGAGGCGTGGTACATTCTTTCGGCAACGCCGGCCGCACAGGTTGCCGTTGGATTGAAGCGTCATCTCACGCCGCAGGAATTGCGTGCATCGATCAGGGACGGCTCGATCGCCGATCTGGTTCAATGGCGTCCGGTTGCGAAAGGCGATGTCATCTTCGTGCCCGCCGGTACAATCCACGCTATCGGCGCCGGCATCGTGCTTGCCGAAATTCAGCAGCGCAGCGACGCGACATTCCGTCTGTTCGACTATGGCAGGCTGCGCGACTTGCACGAGGACAACGCCGTAGCCGCTGCTGATGCCTCGCCGGTTAAGACGCTGTGCAATCCATCCCACCTCACTGGCGCTCGAACGGTTCTCATCGCGAGCCAGCATTTTGTTCTGGAGCGAATTGACCTTCCCGAGGATTCAAGCTGGGCGCTGCTCGCTGCCCCGGAGACCTGGATCCTCGTGCTCGACGGCCACGCAGCGATCGGATTGGTCACCGCATCTGCCGGGCAGGTCATATTCGTCGGCGGCGATCGCACCAGCGTCGAGGTCGGCACCAATGGATTGAGTGGTCTCATCGCTTATCCCGGACCCGATCCAATTGAGTCTTTATTGCAGAGCCTCAGCAAGCGACCGACCAATTTTATTCCGTCGGTCGATGTGGCCGTCCCGCAAATGACTGATACCGTCGAGGCACAGACATGA
- a CDS encoding rhomboid family intramembrane serine protease: protein MESSPEFPLESQPELPPEPPREPLLTLPGALTAYIALLAVIHGVRMLLPFDIDDLVIQIFGFIPKRYDSTLLDVTFPGGTGAKVWTFVTYSLLHANLSHIGFNVLWLLPFGSALARRFGTLRFYLFMAVTAAAGALAHFVTHEHAVAPMIGASASVSGTMAAAIRFAFVKGSFLSFSRGDADAAARVPALSLMHALRNGRVLGFLAVWFGVNIIFGVGSIAIGAEGATVAWQAHIGGFFAGLVLFSLFDPVPRIAADAADASSQDVSTRD, encoded by the coding sequence TTGGAATCTTCACCCGAATTCCCGCTCGAATCCCAGCCGGAGCTGCCGCCGGAACCGCCGCGCGAGCCGCTCCTGACGCTGCCCGGCGCGCTGACCGCCTATATCGCCCTGCTGGCGGTGATTCATGGCGTGCGGATGCTGCTGCCGTTCGACATCGACGACCTCGTGATCCAGATCTTCGGTTTCATTCCGAAGCGCTACGATTCCACGCTGCTGGACGTCACCTTTCCCGGCGGCACCGGCGCCAAGGTCTGGACCTTCGTGACCTATTCGCTGCTGCACGCCAATCTCAGCCATATCGGGTTCAACGTGCTGTGGCTGTTGCCGTTCGGCAGTGCGCTGGCGCGCCGCTTTGGTACGCTCAGGTTCTATCTGTTCATGGCGGTAACCGCCGCGGCGGGCGCGCTGGCCCATTTCGTCACCCATGAACATGCGGTTGCGCCGATGATCGGCGCTTCCGCATCGGTATCCGGCACGATGGCGGCCGCTATCCGCTTTGCCTTCGTGAAGGGCAGCTTTCTGTCGTTCAGCCGCGGCGACGCCGATGCCGCGGCGCGGGTGCCGGCGCTGTCGCTGATGCATGCGTTGCGCAATGGCCGCGTGCTGGGTTTTCTCGCCGTGTGGTTCGGCGTCAATATTATTTTCGGCGTCGGATCGATCGCCATTGGCGCGGAGGGCGCCACCGTCGCCTGGCAGGCGCATATCGGCGGATTTTTCGCAGGCCTGGTGTTGTTCTCGCTGTTCGATCCGGTTCCGCGCATCGCGGCCGATGCTGCAGATGCGTCATCTCAGGACGTATCGACGCGCGACTGA
- a CDS encoding glycosyltransferase family 4 protein has product MTPLRRIAIIGNSLPRRCGIATFTTDLQQAISTSHPNLEICIVAMTDHGQAYDYPPSVALQIKDDTIEEYVRAANFLNAGRFDTVCLQHEFGIFGGEAGSHILELLSRLTMPVITTLHTVLAKPTAVQRAVLGRIAEASSKVIVMANKGSELLRSVYQVPADKIEVIAHGIPDFPFVAPDAAKAELGFSGRSVILTFGLLSPNKGIEVMIDAMPSILKRRADAVYVVLGATHPNLVREQGEAYRESLMTRVRELGVEDHVVFLDQFVDQGTLLEFISMCDVYVTPYLNEAQMTSGTLAYSFGLGKPVVSTPYWHARELLADGRGVLVPFGDAVTIADKIAELLTDDPRRQAMRVRAYAASRSMTWERTAERYMGAFASARQGYWLKVIARSDKALPEPESPAAPDMQIGHFLSMCDDTGLFQHAVHSVPDRSHGYCVDDNARALLLACALNNPGEQRLSEALTSRFAAFVQHAWNPDTKRFRNFMGFNRVWLEDSGSEDSHGRTLWALGECSRRDASPSRRRWAEALFVEALTPAESFSSPRAWAFTLLGLNSYCAVAPDDLHAQEVRHFLADRLMAGLTAVDTPDWVWFEEGLAYDNARLPQALMLTGMATQTPAYINAGLRSLRWLMTQQTTSRGHFRPVGTAGFGERRQHPRDFDQQPLEATATIAACLMAWRAEGDAGWKAIATNVFAWFLGSNDLSVTLVDLHTGSCRDGLHPDRANENRGGESVVSYLLGLADIRQLARVNPGLTKPSAVRAVGA; this is encoded by the coding sequence ATGACGCCGCTCCGCCGCATCGCCATTATTGGTAATTCATTGCCTCGCCGCTGCGGCATCGCAACCTTTACGACGGACCTGCAACAGGCGATATCGACGTCACACCCGAACCTTGAGATATGCATCGTGGCGATGACCGACCATGGTCAAGCCTATGACTATCCCCCTTCGGTCGCTTTGCAAATCAAGGACGATACGATCGAAGAGTATGTGCGCGCAGCGAATTTCCTGAACGCCGGCCGGTTCGACACGGTTTGCCTGCAGCATGAATTCGGGATTTTCGGCGGCGAAGCCGGTAGCCACATCCTCGAGCTGTTGTCGCGCCTCACCATGCCCGTGATCACGACGCTGCACACAGTGTTGGCCAAGCCCACGGCGGTCCAGCGCGCGGTGCTAGGGCGCATCGCCGAGGCGTCTTCGAAGGTCATCGTGATGGCCAACAAGGGAAGCGAACTGCTGCGCAGCGTCTATCAGGTGCCGGCCGATAAAATCGAAGTCATCGCTCACGGCATTCCCGACTTTCCATTTGTTGCCCCGGACGCCGCGAAGGCCGAACTCGGTTTCAGCGGGCGATCAGTCATTCTGACATTTGGCCTGCTGTCCCCCAACAAGGGCATCGAAGTCATGATCGACGCCATGCCGTCGATACTGAAACGCCGCGCCGATGCCGTGTACGTCGTGCTCGGTGCGACTCATCCCAATCTGGTTCGGGAGCAGGGCGAGGCCTATCGCGAGAGCCTGATGACGCGCGTCCGTGAACTTGGCGTCGAGGACCACGTGGTGTTTCTCGATCAGTTCGTCGATCAGGGCACGCTGCTCGAATTCATTTCGATGTGCGACGTCTACGTCACGCCCTATCTCAACGAAGCGCAAATGACATCGGGGACCCTGGCCTACAGCTTTGGGCTTGGGAAGCCGGTGGTCTCGACACCGTACTGGCACGCACGCGAGTTGCTGGCTGACGGGCGCGGCGTTCTGGTTCCTTTCGGCGACGCGGTGACGATCGCCGACAAAATCGCGGAATTGCTCACCGATGATCCTCGCCGACAGGCGATGCGCGTGCGCGCCTACGCCGCCAGCCGGTCGATGACATGGGAGCGTACCGCAGAACGCTACATGGGCGCCTTCGCGAGCGCGAGGCAGGGTTACTGGCTCAAGGTCATTGCGCGTTCCGACAAGGCCTTGCCGGAACCTGAAAGCCCCGCCGCGCCTGACATGCAAATAGGTCATTTTCTCTCGATGTGCGACGACACCGGGTTGTTTCAGCACGCCGTCCATTCGGTACCTGATCGTTCGCACGGCTATTGCGTCGATGACAATGCCCGTGCACTGCTGCTGGCCTGCGCCCTCAACAATCCGGGAGAGCAGCGTCTATCGGAAGCCCTGACGTCCCGCTTCGCCGCTTTCGTGCAGCATGCGTGGAATCCCGACACAAAACGATTTCGTAACTTCATGGGCTTCAATCGGGTCTGGCTCGAAGACAGCGGTTCCGAGGACAGTCACGGGCGCACGCTGTGGGCCTTGGGTGAATGCTCACGCAGGGACGCAAGCCCATCGCGCCGCCGATGGGCCGAAGCTTTGTTTGTCGAAGCGTTGACGCCCGCGGAATCCTTTAGCTCTCCGCGCGCATGGGCATTTACATTGCTCGGCTTGAACTCCTATTGCGCTGTAGCTCCGGATGACCTCCACGCCCAGGAAGTGAGGCATTTCCTCGCCGACAGATTGATGGCTGGCCTGACGGCGGTCGACACACCGGACTGGGTATGGTTCGAGGAGGGGCTTGCCTACGATAACGCGCGCCTGCCGCAGGCCTTGATGCTGACGGGTATGGCGACGCAAACGCCGGCCTATATCAATGCGGGGCTAAGATCCCTGCGCTGGCTAATGACACAACAAACGACTTCGAGGGGGCATTTCCGGCCGGTCGGCACAGCGGGCTTCGGCGAACGGCGGCAACATCCGCGTGACTTCGATCAGCAGCCCCTGGAAGCCACCGCGACGATTGCCGCCTGCCTGATGGCTTGGAGAGCGGAGGGCGATGCCGGATGGAAGGCCATCGCGACCAACGTGTTCGCCTGGTTTCTCGGCAGCAATGATCTGTCTGTTACACTGGTCGATCTGCACACCGGGAGCTGCCGCGATGGACTGCATCCCGATCGCGCCAACGAAAATCGCGGGGGCGAGTCGGTGGTGTCCTATCTTCTCGGTCTCGCGGACATTCGTCAGCTCGCGCGCGTTAACCCGGGTCTGACCAAACCTTCGGCAGTTCGCGCCGTCGGCGCCTGA
- a CDS encoding PAS domain-containing protein, whose protein sequence is MKHPSNREFFAYWDNKRGDARAPDRSDIEPGAVRELLGDIFVLSYDGDAGYPFRVAGTRVCALLGRDLKDKSFSALFAPESRREIEEITAVVAEELLGAVAGITATSQDGSPAHLELLLLPFNTRAHTPISLTGLLAPFDNGYGVLGDFKLTSWRYLAHPPQRLVPRALRKLAIARGLMVYEGLR, encoded by the coding sequence ATGAAACATCCGTCGAACCGCGAATTTTTCGCATATTGGGACAATAAGCGCGGCGACGCGCGCGCCCCGGACCGAAGCGACATCGAGCCCGGCGCGGTGCGCGAACTGCTCGGCGATATCTTCGTCCTGTCCTATGACGGCGACGCCGGCTATCCGTTTCGCGTCGCGGGAACGCGGGTCTGCGCCCTGCTCGGCCGTGATCTGAAGGATAAGAGTTTCTCGGCGCTGTTTGCGCCGGAAAGCCGCCGCGAAATCGAGGAGATTACCGCGGTAGTGGCCGAGGAACTGCTGGGCGCGGTCGCCGGCATCACCGCGACGTCGCAGGATGGCTCGCCGGCGCACCTGGAATTGCTGCTGCTGCCGTTCAACACCCGCGCACATACGCCAATAAGCCTGACCGGATTGCTGGCCCCGTTTGATAATGGGTATGGCGTGCTCGGTGATTTCAAGCTGACATCGTGGCGCTACCTCGCCCACCCGCCGCAGCGTCTCGTTCCCCGCGCGCTACGGAAGCTCGCCATCGCCCGCGGCCTCATGGTCTATGAGGGATTGCGCTAG
- a CDS encoding sensor histidine kinase, which yields MPEINDNLDKRRSNSAAPPPEFLATENISLRLLLAQAEIDARELLAQAGIDAKEREAADKLQKLILEELHHRIKNTLAMVSAIASQSLRNVPGAEHAQHAIEGRLLALGRAHDLLLQARWTGADLGTIIRGAIEAFDNPDMPKFTIAGPDVRLTSGAVTAIAMTLNELCTNTTKFGALSVPVGRVDIAWTIDPKTQRLHLTWTERNGPPVRAPEKRSFGTRLVETLGKQLKGDVQLTYESSGFVYAFDVPLTSLTSIA from the coding sequence ATGCCTGAAATTAATGATAATCTGGATAAGCGCCGTTCGAACAGCGCAGCACCGCCTCCGGAGTTTCTGGCAACGGAGAACATCAGCCTGCGGCTGTTGCTGGCCCAAGCCGAAATTGATGCTCGGGAGTTGCTCGCTCAGGCCGGTATCGATGCCAAAGAGCGCGAGGCCGCTGATAAGCTTCAAAAACTGATCCTGGAAGAGCTTCACCACCGCATCAAGAATACCCTGGCGATGGTCAGCGCCATTGCCTCCCAAAGTTTGCGAAATGTGCCGGGCGCCGAACACGCACAGCACGCGATCGAAGGCCGGCTGCTGGCGTTGGGGCGGGCTCACGACCTTCTTTTGCAGGCAAGATGGACCGGCGCGGACCTCGGGACGATCATTCGCGGCGCCATCGAGGCCTTCGACAATCCCGATATGCCGAAATTCACGATTGCAGGACCCGATGTCCGGTTGACATCAGGAGCCGTGACCGCAATTGCGATGACCCTCAACGAGCTCTGTACCAACACAACCAAGTTCGGTGCCTTGTCGGTGCCTGTGGGCCGCGTCGACATCGCCTGGACCATTGATCCCAAGACGCAACGTTTGCATCTGACGTGGACCGAGCGGAACGGCCCACCGGTCCGGGCTCCGGAAAAGCGCAGTTTCGGCACCCGCCTGGTCGAAACGCTCGGCAAGCAACTCAAGGGCGATGTGCAGTTGACTTATGAGAGCAGTGGCTTCGTGTACGCGTTCGATGTGCCGCTAACATCCTTGACGTCGATAGCGTAG
- a CDS encoding response regulator — MMILNPSGIPAVVLIVEDELLLRMSAADMVEDAGYTSVEAVDADEAVAILESRSDIALIFTDIQMAGSMNGLKLAHAVHKRWPPIKIILVSGQLKLESIDMPAGSRFFGKPLDAKIMIAQMQNMIGHA; from the coding sequence ATGATGATCCTGAATCCTTCGGGTATCCCCGCCGTCGTTCTCATCGTCGAAGACGAACTGCTGCTGCGGATGTCTGCGGCCGATATGGTGGAAGACGCGGGTTATACCTCGGTTGAGGCCGTGGATGCGGACGAAGCCGTCGCAATCCTCGAATCCAGGTCTGACATCGCGTTGATATTCACCGACATTCAAATGGCCGGCAGCATGAATGGGCTGAAGCTCGCCCATGCGGTGCACAAGCGCTGGCCCCCGATCAAGATCATCCTGGTGTCCGGGCAGTTGAAGCTGGAGAGCATCGATATGCCCGCCGGCAGCCGGTTCTTTGGCAAACCGCTCGATGCCAAGATCATGATTGCCCAGATGCAGAACATGATCGGTCACGCCTGA
- a CDS encoding Bug family tripartite tricarboxylate transporter substrate binding protein, with translation MKVPRRQFLLLGAGAVALSAVLRPARAETYPSRQVRLLVGFAAGGGTDVVARLTGQLLSERLGQPFVIENRTGAGSNIAAEMVVNATADGYTLLLANTANAVNASLYNKLSFDFVRDIAPVAALLRAPNVMLVNPSFPANSVSEFIAYAKANPGKVNMGSGGNGGPVHMAGELFMMMAGVNLVHVAYRGEALAITDLLAGQIHAVFGSLSSSTAYVRGGKLRALAVTGATRSEALPDVPVMADFVPGYEMSTWYGIGTPKNTPTEVIDKLNTEINAVLVDPKFKARLPDLGGTVIGGPPSTMAKLVAEETEKWAKVVRFAGITPI, from the coding sequence ATGAAAGTACCGCGCCGTCAATTTCTGCTGCTGGGAGCCGGCGCTGTCGCGCTTTCGGCTGTCTTGCGGCCTGCACGTGCGGAAACCTATCCTTCGCGGCAGGTTCGCCTGCTCGTCGGCTTTGCCGCGGGAGGAGGAACCGATGTCGTCGCGCGCTTGACGGGGCAGTTGCTTTCCGAACGGCTCGGTCAGCCCTTCGTTATCGAGAACCGCACCGGCGCCGGCAGCAATATTGCCGCCGAGATGGTGGTGAATGCGACGGCGGATGGTTACACCCTGCTGCTGGCCAATACCGCCAATGCAGTCAACGCATCGCTCTACAACAAGCTCAGTTTCGATTTCGTGCGCGACATTGCGCCGGTCGCAGCGCTTCTCCGCGCGCCCAATGTGATGCTGGTCAATCCCTCATTTCCTGCCAATTCCGTTTCCGAGTTCATCGCCTATGCCAAGGCCAATCCAGGCAAGGTCAACATGGGATCCGGCGGCAATGGAGGCCCGGTCCACATGGCCGGTGAACTGTTCATGATGATGGCCGGTGTCAATCTGGTGCACGTGGCCTACCGCGGCGAGGCTCTTGCAATCACCGACTTGCTGGCTGGACAGATTCATGCCGTGTTCGGGAGCCTATCCTCCTCAACGGCTTACGTCAGAGGCGGCAAGTTGCGTGCGCTGGCGGTAACCGGCGCGACCCGCTCGGAAGCGCTGCCCGATGTTCCCGTGATGGCCGATTTCGTGCCGGGCTACGAGATGAGCACGTGGTACGGCATCGGTACACCAAAGAATACGCCCACCGAAGTCATCGACAAGCTTAACACCGAGATCAACGCGGTCCTTGTCGACCCCAAGTTCAAAGCGCGGCTGCCCGATCTCGGCGGTACGGTGATCGGAGGTCCGCCGTCCACGATGGCAAAACTCGTGGCGGAGGAAACCGAGAAGTGGGCCAAGGTGGTCAGGTTCGCCGGCATCACGCCGATCTAA
- a CDS encoding CBS domain-containing protein — translation MTVRTILDSKGHQIQSVEPDARLAAAIKILGERKIGALLVMDKGRLEGILSERDIVRVLGDRGAAVLDEPVSAVMTRKVISCKQSDTVSAIMEMMTLGKFRHLPVVEDGRVVGLISIGDIVKQRVQEYENEQAALRDYIKTA, via the coding sequence ATGACGGTACGTACAATTCTCGATTCCAAGGGCCATCAGATCCAGAGCGTCGAGCCGGACGCCAGGCTGGCGGCCGCGATCAAGATCCTGGGCGAGCGCAAGATCGGCGCGCTGCTCGTGATGGACAAGGGACGCCTCGAAGGCATCCTGTCGGAGCGCGACATCGTGCGCGTGCTTGGCGACCGCGGCGCGGCGGTGCTTGACGAACCCGTCAGCGCGGTGATGACCCGCAAGGTCATCAGCTGCAAGCAGTCGGACACCGTCAGCGCGATCATGGAGATGATGACGCTCGGTAAATTCAGGCATCTGCCCGTGGTCGAGGACGGCAGGGTTGTCGGCCTGATTTCCATCGGCGACATCGTCAAGCAGCGCGTGCAGGAATATGAGAACGAGCAGGCGGCGCTGCGCGACTATATCAAGACCGCCTGA
- a CDS encoding transglutaminase-like domain-containing protein, whose translation MKIRVGFEMIYDFPQATPLIAVLGTHFTRASDIIVPDYLTTSPSVPITPYRDSFGNWCSRIVAPAGRMRLSADGTVHDSGLPDVIVPSAAQHPIEELPAETIVYLLGSRYCETDRLSDIAWKLFEKTPPGWARVQAICDFVHNHIAFGYEHARATMTAWEAFNERKGVCRDYAHLAIAFCRCMNIPARYCTGYLGDIGMPPPYAAGDFAGWFEAYIGGKWYTFDARNNMPRIGRVLIAQGRDAADVPLTQTFGPNTLVSFKVWTDEIV comes from the coding sequence ATGAAGATTCGTGTCGGCTTTGAAATGATCTACGATTTTCCGCAAGCGACCCCGCTCATCGCGGTGCTCGGCACGCATTTTACGCGGGCGTCCGATATCATCGTGCCGGATTATTTGACCACCAGTCCTTCCGTGCCCATCACGCCGTATCGCGACAGCTTCGGCAACTGGTGCAGCCGGATCGTCGCGCCGGCAGGTCGCATGCGCCTTTCGGCTGACGGTACGGTGCACGATAGCGGTCTGCCCGATGTGATCGTTCCGTCCGCCGCGCAACATCCCATTGAGGAACTGCCGGCGGAGACCATCGTCTATCTGCTTGGCAGCCGTTACTGCGAGACCGATCGGCTCTCTGACATCGCGTGGAAGTTGTTCGAGAAGACGCCGCCTGGCTGGGCGCGGGTCCAGGCGATTTGCGACTTCGTTCACAACCACATCGCGTTTGGTTACGAGCATGCGCGCGCGACCATGACGGCATGGGAAGCGTTCAACGAGCGCAAGGGCGTCTGCCGCGACTATGCGCATCTTGCCATTGCGTTCTGCCGTTGCATGAACATTCCGGCGCGGTATTGCACCGGCTATCTCGGTGATATCGGAATGCCTCCACCATACGCCGCGGGAGATTTTGCAGGCTGGTTCGAGGCCTATATCGGCGGCAAATGGTACACGTTCGATGCGCGCAACAACATGCCGCGGATCGGCCGCGTTCTGATCGCGCAAGGCCGCGACGCCGCAGACGTGCCACTTACCCAGACGTTCGGGCCGAATACACTGGTCAGCTTTAAGGTCTGGACGGATGAGATCGTGTGA